In Daucus carota subsp. sativus chromosome 4, DH1 v3.0, whole genome shotgun sequence, one DNA window encodes the following:
- the LOC135152026 gene encoding uncharacterized protein LOC135152026 — translation MAARKEAEAKARGETTVGAIVQADASREKTPEVGRVDGPAEKTSEVVEVSAVDVPRKRNRPDGSSEVRPYAPEWSVLSTDSIAILAPDRIKDVAGDFCRSQILPADRGTYESATALQACEQLMCFLSLASPWAAAVTDKVQDMQKQMAGVNALTIRANLAEETLAALQTELTAAHQDVKDLRESEGRLKGQVDTLTRRVQRRNLALKAARKKEKKAKKLLEKTEDRFLDIGYDEAVRRAHKEGLDHKLLLDEGASDPVGRDDPDEPLVVSSDPETDYSE, via the exons ATGGCGGCCAGGAAGGAGGCCGAAGCAAAGGCTCGCGGTGAGACGACCGTCGGGGCCATAGTTCAGGCCGATGCTTCCAGGGAGAAGACTCCCGAGGTCGGTCGTGTGGATGGGCCAGCCGAGAAAACTTCCGAGGTTGTGGAGGTTTCGGCTGTGGATGTTCCCAGGAAGAGGAACAGGCCGGACGGCTCGTCTGAAGTCCGGCCTTATGCCCCGGAGTGGTCGGTTCTGTCGACCGACTCAATTGCGATCCTTGCTCCTGACCGGATTAAGGATGTCGCAGGCGATTTCTGCCGATCGCAGATCTTGCCGGCCGACCGAGGAACTTACGAGTCGGCGACTGCTCTGCAAGCGTGCGAGCAGTTGATGTGCTTCTTATCTCTG GCTTCTCCTTGGGCAGCGGCGGTGACCGATAAGGTTCAAGACATGCAGAAGCAGATGGCGGGGGTCAACGCTCTTACCATCCGCGCCAATCTGGCCGAAGAAACCTTGGCGGCCCTACAGACCGAACTGACTGCTGCCCATCAGGATGTGAAGGACCTTCGGGAGTCAGAGGGTCGCTTGAAGGGGCAAGTTGATACCCTGACTCGGAGGGTTCAGCGTCGGAACTTGGCGTTGAAAGCCGCCcggaagaaggagaagaaggccAAGAAGCTCCTGGAGAAGACAGAGGATCGGTTCCTCGATATCGGGTATGACGAGGCTGTTCGTCGGGCCCATAAGGAAGGCCTGGATCATAAGCTCCTTCTGGATGAAGGTGCTTCGGATCCGGTCGGCCGTGATGATCCGGACGAGCCACTGGTCGTCTCTTCTGATCCCGAGACTGATTACTCGGAGTAG